Proteins encoded within one genomic window of Mesobacillus subterraneus:
- a CDS encoding TetR/AcrR family transcriptional regulator, with translation MSPRPKIALDKNTIMLAAAELANEQGSEYVTLALLAKKLNIKPPSLYNHFDGLPGIKRELAIYSLEKLYNSLAKEAQGKSQGDETIMVLSQAYLTFARRNQGLYEFALAAPDPADETVNDAGKKIVDLVISAIQPFGLKEEEAIHAVRGLRSLMHGFASLEQKGGFGMPLDLDESYQLAVTAYIHGLKK, from the coding sequence ATGTCACCAAGACCGAAAATTGCGCTTGATAAAAATACGATCATGCTTGCTGCTGCTGAGCTTGCGAATGAGCAAGGAAGTGAATATGTCACGCTGGCTTTGCTGGCAAAAAAACTTAACATCAAACCGCCTTCATTATACAATCACTTTGATGGGCTGCCGGGAATTAAAAGAGAGCTGGCCATTTATTCACTTGAAAAACTGTACAACAGTTTGGCAAAGGAAGCGCAAGGAAAGTCTCAGGGAGACGAAACCATTATGGTATTAAGCCAGGCGTATTTAACCTTTGCAAGAAGAAATCAGGGACTGTACGAGTTCGCGCTAGCAGCCCCTGACCCTGCAGATGAGACAGTCAATGACGCTGGCAAAAAAATCGTTGATCTCGTCATTTCAGCCATCCAGCCTTTTGGATTAAAGGAAGAGGAAGCAATCCATGCTGTCCGCGGTTTGAGAAGCCTGATGCATGGGTTTGCATCGCTGGAGCAAAAAGGTGGTTTCGGAATGCCGCTTGATTTAGATGAAAGCTACCAGCTTGCAGTTACCGCCTATATCCACGGCTTGAAAAAATAA
- a CDS encoding DUF948 domain-containing protein yields MIIVYISIAVIVAALGYLGYVVYKTYKDAKPTIDSLQETATRVQNKTNAIKEETDSLKFKQQKLMTDFEKKKKAVNTVVFSVKQTPVEFKNALVAKPVTELEQKYKARQWNRKRRNRTIQPQ; encoded by the coding sequence ATGATCATTGTTTATATAAGTATCGCTGTGATCGTGGCAGCCCTGGGTTATCTTGGATATGTTGTCTATAAAACATATAAAGATGCCAAGCCAACGATTGATAGCCTTCAGGAGACAGCCACACGGGTCCAAAATAAAACGAATGCAATCAAGGAAGAAACTGATTCACTCAAGTTTAAACAGCAGAAGCTGATGACTGATTTTGAAAAGAAAAAGAAAGCTGTCAACACCGTTGTTTTTTCAGTAAAACAAACACCTGTTGAATTCAAGAACGCTCTTGTTGCAAAACCTGTCACAGAGCTTGAACAGAAGTATAAAGCAAGACAATGGAACCGAAAGCGCCGCAACAGAACAATACAGCCACAATAA
- a CDS encoding sugar ABC transporter substrate-binding protein, translating to MKKGMKKVFLGAVASSLLLTGCGGGETKTASGPVEGVPERFAKGEEVKIKVIRKIGGDDHTAQFLAGAKAEGEALGFKVDVFTANGDTAKFHDAINQGLQQDYDGFIISHGDDAATVDDVKKLVDKGKSVVTFDSNPELAQVEGVTLTSQDDEALATQALDQLVKDQNGEANIVYLWVDGFPPMVRRNKVYQETLKANPGIKEVERFGVAAADTSVQTQNAVSAMLNKHPKGEIDAIFATWDAFAIGAARAIKEAGRDEIKIYGIDVSNADLQEIQGEDSPWKYTAAVDPKLIGEVNMRLLAKKLAGEETPASYDLEASLISQEQLQQSENPVNMVNLTEIIEGWGKSDAFLEDWMEKLKDHYKK from the coding sequence ATGAAAAAAGGAATGAAAAAAGTATTTTTAGGTGCAGTTGCTTCTTCATTGCTGCTGACTGGCTGCGGAGGCGGAGAGACAAAAACGGCCAGCGGTCCAGTTGAAGGAGTTCCGGAACGATTTGCTAAAGGCGAGGAAGTCAAAATCAAAGTCATCCGCAAAATTGGCGGAGATGACCATACGGCGCAATTTTTAGCCGGAGCGAAAGCAGAAGGGGAGGCTCTTGGCTTCAAGGTAGACGTATTCACGGCGAATGGGGACACAGCTAAATTTCATGATGCAATCAATCAGGGGCTCCAGCAGGACTATGATGGATTCATCATTTCCCATGGAGATGACGCGGCAACGGTAGATGACGTAAAGAAATTAGTTGATAAAGGCAAGAGCGTCGTAACTTTCGATTCAAATCCGGAACTGGCTCAGGTCGAAGGAGTCACACTTACATCCCAGGATGACGAGGCTCTCGCAACGCAGGCACTGGACCAGCTTGTGAAGGACCAAAATGGAGAAGCCAATATTGTTTACCTCTGGGTAGATGGCTTCCCGCCAATGGTGAGAAGAAATAAAGTTTACCAGGAAACTCTGAAGGCGAATCCGGGAATCAAAGAGGTTGAGAGATTCGGAGTGGCTGCTGCAGATACAAGCGTCCAGACACAAAACGCAGTGTCGGCTATGCTGAACAAGCATCCAAAAGGAGAAATTGACGCGATTTTTGCAACATGGGATGCTTTTGCGATTGGAGCAGCTCGTGCCATTAAGGAAGCTGGGCGAGATGAAATCAAGATTTACGGAATCGATGTATCCAATGCAGACCTTCAGGAAATCCAGGGAGAAGACAGTCCATGGAAATACACCGCTGCTGTGGATCCAAAACTTATCGGTGAAGTAAATATGAGATTGCTTGCAAAAAAGCTGGCTGGCGAAGAAACACCTGCGAGTTACGATCTCGAAGCATCACTGATTTCACAGGAACAGCTTCAGCAGTCTGAAAATCCAGTGAACATGGTGAATCTTACTGAAATCATCGAAGGATGGGGCAAATCAGACGCATTTTTAGAAGATTGGATGGAGAAATTGAAGGATCACTATAAGAAATAA
- a CDS encoding MFS transporter, whose product MTQQQKGKRNLMIMWFANFFIAGSMTMVMPFLSLYIETFGDFSERYVQNWSGLTFSITFVTAFLFSPVIGRLGDRFGRKRILIFMGIGMGLAVFLLGFATSVLELFLLRMFMGLFSGFIPVSQALISTQTSKEEAGKVLGTLQTGSITGSLLVPMLGGVLADTLGYATTFQSTSAFIVLSGLLVFFVMEYRVDIKKGTKTNYSRKEVLQHIFKNPIMVNVLLMSMLVQIAHFSIQPILSLYVGELHGPENLAFFSGIAFSAAGLGNLLMARKWGQIADRVGYIKILVVLLFLSAIIYLPGGFVDNIWQLVLIRFLLGITIGGIIPVRVAYIRQEAPVAMQGEVLGYNTSLRFFGNIIGPVLGGFLAGYFGFTSVFVLTSGLLLVSGIVLFASMQRNPQFVRDTF is encoded by the coding sequence ATGACCCAGCAGCAAAAGGGGAAACGCAACTTGATGATCATGTGGTTCGCGAATTTCTTCATTGCCGGCAGCATGACAATGGTAATGCCTTTTCTCTCATTGTACATCGAAACTTTTGGTGACTTTTCAGAAAGGTATGTCCAAAACTGGTCAGGCCTGACGTTCAGTATTACCTTCGTAACAGCCTTCCTATTTTCACCTGTGATTGGAAGACTTGGTGACCGATTTGGACGCAAGAGAATTCTCATTTTCATGGGAATCGGGATGGGGTTAGCCGTCTTTCTTCTAGGGTTTGCAACTTCCGTCTTGGAGTTATTTTTACTGAGAATGTTCATGGGATTATTCTCTGGCTTCATACCTGTATCACAGGCACTTATTTCAACTCAGACATCGAAGGAAGAAGCAGGCAAAGTGTTAGGAACACTGCAGACAGGAAGTATCACAGGCTCGTTGCTCGTCCCGATGCTTGGCGGGGTTCTTGCTGATACCTTAGGCTATGCGACAACCTTCCAATCTACCTCAGCATTCATTGTCCTTTCTGGTCTGCTCGTGTTTTTTGTCATGGAATACAGAGTCGATATAAAAAAAGGAACAAAGACAAATTACAGCCGCAAAGAAGTTCTTCAGCATATCTTTAAAAATCCGATCATGGTCAATGTCCTGCTCATGTCGATGCTGGTGCAGATTGCCCATTTCAGTATCCAGCCTATCCTTTCGCTATATGTGGGAGAGCTGCATGGGCCTGAAAACCTGGCATTCTTTTCTGGAATCGCCTTTTCAGCAGCAGGGCTTGGCAATTTGTTAATGGCACGGAAATGGGGGCAAATTGCCGACCGGGTTGGCTATATCAAAATACTTGTCGTACTCCTGTTTCTATCGGCAATCATTTATTTGCCAGGCGGTTTTGTGGATAACATCTGGCAGCTTGTCCTGATTCGGTTTCTGCTTGGCATCACCATCGGCGGCATTATCCCTGTCAGGGTGGCTTATATCAGGCAGGAAGCACCGGTGGCAATGCAGGGTGAAGTACTCGGCTATAACACGAGTCTACGTTTCTTTGGAAACATTATCGGTCCTGTGCTCGGCGGTTTCCTTGCAGGGTACTTCGGATTCACCTCGGTATTCGTCCTGACAAGCGGACTACTGCTCGTGAGCGGCATTGTCCTTTTTGCCTCGATGCAGCGCAATCCCCAGTTCGTAAGAGATACTTTTTAA
- a CDS encoding formate/nitrite transporter family protein gives MEVQALQEVEKLALKKQKTFKQSKIRYLARAALASMFIGFGVIVAFKTGNPFYVEHSPFAYPIAAITFGAAIILIAYGGGDLFTGNTFYYTFAALRKKMAWLQVARMWIYSYVGNIIGAAAFAFLIYTTGLFDDHSVNGFLLSVAEKKTLAPTSELFFRGILCNWLVCLAFFLPMSMKGDGAKMFAMVFFVYCFFISGYEHSIANLCTFAISMVLDDPQSVTITGVIHNLIPVTIGNLIGGGIMMGWMYYYANKPFFED, from the coding sequence TTGGAAGTTCAAGCCTTGCAGGAAGTCGAAAAACTGGCCTTAAAAAAGCAAAAAACTTTTAAACAAAGCAAAATACGCTATCTGGCAAGGGCTGCCCTGGCATCGATGTTCATCGGCTTTGGGGTCATTGTTGCGTTCAAGACGGGAAATCCATTTTATGTGGAACACTCGCCCTTTGCCTACCCTATAGCTGCCATTACCTTCGGGGCAGCCATTATCCTGATTGCCTATGGCGGAGGAGACCTGTTCACAGGAAACACCTTTTACTATACGTTTGCAGCTTTGCGAAAAAAAATGGCCTGGCTTCAGGTGGCCAGGATGTGGATTTACAGTTATGTCGGCAATATCATTGGCGCAGCTGCGTTTGCTTTTTTGATTTATACAACAGGATTGTTTGATGATCATTCCGTTAACGGATTCTTGTTGAGTGTTGCTGAGAAAAAGACACTTGCACCAACTTCAGAGCTTTTTTTCAGGGGCATTCTCTGTAACTGGCTCGTTTGCCTCGCGTTCTTCCTGCCGATGTCGATGAAAGGCGACGGAGCAAAAATGTTTGCGATGGTGTTTTTCGTCTACTGTTTCTTCATTTCGGGTTATGAACACAGCATCGCCAACCTGTGTACCTTTGCGATCAGCATGGTCCTTGACGACCCGCAATCCGTTACTATTACAGGGGTGATTCACAATTTAATTCCCGTGACGATCGGCAACCTGATTGGCGGCGGAATCATGATGGGCTGGATGTATTACTATGCGAACAAACCATTTTTTGAGGATTGA
- a CDS encoding amino acid ABC transporter permease codes for MDFRFDIIVEYSPYLVKGTLLTIGLSLAGIFIGTILGLFIGLGKIQSRKLLTWPFVWYITFFRGTPLFVQILLIHFGVVPMILGETNGIVATIVALSLNAAAYIAEIFRAGIQSIDRGQMEAARSLGMTHVQAMRYVILPQAFKRMIPPLGNEFIVLIKESSLAAIVATPEIMYWGRAMAGQYYRVWEPYLTAAVIYLILTLSLSFLLNILERRLKTE; via the coding sequence ATGGATTTTCGTTTTGATATTATTGTTGAATATTCTCCTTATCTAGTAAAAGGCACACTGCTGACAATCGGGCTATCATTGGCCGGAATTTTTATCGGGACAATCCTCGGCCTGTTCATCGGACTTGGCAAAATCCAGAGCCGAAAACTGCTGACCTGGCCTTTTGTCTGGTATATTACGTTCTTCAGGGGAACCCCGCTATTTGTGCAAATACTGCTGATTCATTTTGGTGTCGTCCCTATGATCTTAGGTGAAACGAACGGGATCGTCGCGACAATCGTCGCCCTGTCACTAAATGCGGCAGCCTATATCGCAGAGATTTTCAGGGCAGGAATCCAGTCAATCGACCGCGGGCAGATGGAAGCCGCCCGGTCACTTGGAATGACCCATGTCCAGGCGATGAGGTATGTAATTTTACCTCAGGCATTCAAACGGATGATTCCGCCTCTTGGAAATGAGTTCATTGTACTCATCAAGGAATCATCGCTTGCGGCGATTGTCGCGACGCCGGAAATCATGTACTGGGGCCGGGCGATGGCAGGTCAGTATTACCGCGTTTGGGAGCCGTACCTTACCGCAGCAGTCATTTATCTTATCCTGACGCTCTCGCTGAGCTTCTTATTAAATATCCTTGAAAGAAGGCTGAAAACAGAATGA
- a CDS encoding M14 family metallopeptidase, with protein sequence MDIYVRRGDSFWYFSNLFNIPLQLIIDSNRDIDPNALNVGQTVRIPGFAAVDYRIRSGDTLWKIAQSRNLQVDALLLVNKNVNPNGLYIGQMVKVPLRITWRIVQGKKNYDYASLVSDLRRLENVYPFMRVPSIGNSVLGKSMPETLIGNGNKRVHYNGSFHANEWITTPIIMTFLNDYLLALTNKSSIRGLSMQNFYGQMTLSIVPMVNPDGVDLVLNGPPEAEPWNERVVELNKGSLDFSGWKANIRGVDLNDQFPAKWELEKERNPSQPGPRDYVGPNPLSEPEAIAMAEMTQRRDFSRVLAFHTQGEVIYWGFDNLEPPEAEAMVNEFARVSGYQPVKTIESYAGYKDWFIQDWRRPGFTVELGFGINPLPLSQFDEIYEEALGIFLAGLYL encoded by the coding sequence ATGGATATATATGTGAGAAGAGGAGATTCCTTTTGGTATTTTAGCAATTTGTTCAACATCCCTCTCCAGTTGATTATAGATTCCAACCGTGATATCGACCCAAATGCTTTGAATGTGGGGCAGACGGTGAGGATTCCTGGTTTTGCAGCGGTGGATTATCGGATTCGTTCTGGGGATACTCTTTGGAAAATTGCCCAAAGCAGAAATCTGCAAGTAGATGCACTGCTGCTGGTCAATAAGAATGTTAATCCGAATGGGCTCTACATCGGACAGATGGTCAAAGTTCCCCTAAGGATCACCTGGCGAATTGTCCAGGGGAAGAAGAATTATGATTATGCATCACTGGTGAGTGATTTGAGACGATTGGAAAATGTCTATCCGTTCATGAGGGTGCCTTCGATTGGCAATTCTGTTTTAGGTAAAAGCATGCCAGAAACATTGATTGGGAACGGCAATAAGCGGGTTCATTATAATGGATCCTTCCATGCGAATGAATGGATCACCACGCCCATCATCATGACTTTCCTGAATGACTATCTGCTGGCATTGACAAATAAGTCCTCCATACGCGGCCTGTCCATGCAGAATTTCTATGGGCAGATGACACTATCGATAGTTCCAATGGTGAATCCTGATGGTGTTGATCTTGTGCTCAATGGGCCGCCTGAAGCAGAGCCATGGAATGAAAGAGTAGTAGAATTGAATAAGGGAAGCCTGGATTTTAGCGGATGGAAGGCGAATATTAGAGGGGTGGACCTGAACGACCAGTTCCCGGCAAAATGGGAGCTTGAAAAAGAACGCAACCCAAGTCAGCCTGGACCAAGGGACTATGTTGGGCCAAACCCATTATCCGAGCCAGAAGCGATTGCGATGGCAGAAATGACCCAAAGGCGTGATTTCTCCAGGGTTCTTGCCTTCCATACTCAAGGGGAAGTGATTTATTGGGGCTTTGACAACCTTGAACCTCCGGAAGCAGAAGCTATGGTCAATGAATTTGCACGGGTGAGCGGCTACCAGCCGGTAAAAACGATCGAGAGCTATGCCGGCTACAAAGATTGGTTCATCCAGGACTGGCGCCGGCCAGGTTTTACCGTCGAGCTTGGCTTCGGCATAAACCCGCTGCCGCTATCGCAATTCGATGAGATATATGAAGAAGCCCTGGGGATCTTCCTTGCAGGACTTTATCTATAG
- a CDS encoding M14 family zinc carboxypeptidase → MKHKKIISGVVAASLLASSPWTPALADSLKWNYVNAYEEQDGSLFNSENYDFMKFSEIGDKLAQIEKQSNRVKVEVKGQSSKGQPLYVVTIAAPDTQGKFGKIQALRKQMFINPGKAQDWIENNPDFKVPIMINGSIHGTEFIGSDAVMQLIERFALENDDTTKTILENNILIFNVVQNPDGRIDATRFNGEGIDLNRDFITQSQPETQETVALIKEWNPMVFLDTHGYVKNYAPNKQGLIEPCTVPHNPNYEYDLYEKWALDQAEAMETEIMSNKGSFTGSLYQSMEGTYIPQRDDAEGWDDYPPIFTPMYAMYHGAYGHTLEAPTNDLDGVRWMYDAIMGALKNATDNKQEMIKDQIEMFERGINFDHPFHEEGFFPTTAYVLPVNHEDPTVTQKAVKHLQKNDIDVVQASKAFTADRQSYPKGTYIVKMDQAKAGLANTMLWDGEDITEDVDAMYDISAWSLPELWGFEAIPVQSEFALTATKVNQVQEQGTVSGKGPFLIPNSSVKAVNLVNRLLQEGVSVKRDSKGDFYTAAAANTISAAVKQSGLHVNSAKVPADAVEVSNLKVAILKDGGMNKAQSHSGTKLALKRLGFSVTEVSPAEVAEEGLSNFDVFVYSGTEGLIAKTQSRAGNKEFGFQNPGQFDSFKANVEEFLKNGGKYIAVGAGASLATKTLGLTDDDIVVAGYSSNGIAKVDYSGEGVTGGYGEDDLGFVYRPVWYENTGNDEVSATFDDNSDFFVAGHWKNNGEPQGKAVIVKEQNKDVTMIGLEAGFRDHTDYLFRLLSNSIFEK, encoded by the coding sequence ATGAAGCATAAAAAGATTATCTCTGGTGTAGTGGCTGCAAGCTTGCTGGCCTCCTCACCATGGACTCCCGCGCTTGCCGATTCACTCAAGTGGAATTATGTTAATGCATATGAGGAACAGGACGGCAGCTTATTCAACAGCGAAAACTATGATTTTATGAAATTCTCGGAAATCGGCGACAAGCTCGCACAAATCGAGAAGCAATCCAATCGTGTGAAAGTCGAAGTAAAAGGCCAATCATCCAAAGGTCAGCCCCTTTATGTCGTGACGATTGCTGCACCTGACACTCAGGGCAAGTTCGGCAAAATTCAGGCTTTAAGAAAACAAATGTTCATAAACCCTGGCAAAGCACAGGATTGGATTGAAAATAATCCGGACTTCAAGGTGCCAATCATGATCAATGGCTCCATTCACGGCACCGAGTTTATCGGCAGTGATGCTGTCATGCAGCTGATCGAGCGCTTTGCACTTGAAAATGACGACACAACGAAGACAATCCTTGAAAATAATATCTTGATCTTCAATGTTGTCCAGAATCCTGATGGCCGTATCGATGCTACACGTTTCAACGGAGAAGGAATCGATTTGAATCGTGACTTCATCACCCAGTCACAGCCGGAAACCCAGGAAACTGTTGCCCTGATCAAGGAATGGAATCCAATGGTCTTCCTTGATACACATGGCTATGTGAAAAATTATGCACCAAACAAGCAGGGTCTTATTGAACCTTGTACGGTTCCTCACAACCCCAATTATGAATATGACCTTTATGAAAAGTGGGCATTGGACCAGGCAGAAGCGATGGAAACTGAAATCATGTCCAACAAGGGAAGCTTTACCGGCAGTCTCTATCAGTCAATGGAAGGAACCTACATTCCTCAGCGCGATGACGCGGAAGGCTGGGATGATTATCCGCCGATCTTCACGCCAATGTATGCAATGTACCACGGAGCATACGGTCATACGCTTGAAGCGCCAACGAATGATCTGGACGGCGTTCGCTGGATGTATGACGCCATCATGGGCGCATTGAAAAATGCTACAGATAACAAGCAGGAAATGATCAAAGACCAAATCGAGATGTTCGAGCGCGGCATTAATTTTGACCACCCATTCCATGAAGAAGGCTTCTTCCCTACTACTGCCTATGTTCTGCCTGTAAATCATGAAGATCCAACTGTGACACAGAAGGCTGTCAAACATCTGCAGAAAAATGATATTGACGTCGTCCAGGCTTCCAAGGCTTTTACAGCAGACCGTCAGTCTTATCCTAAAGGCACGTATATCGTAAAAATGGACCAGGCAAAAGCCGGCCTTGCCAATACGATGCTGTGGGATGGCGAAGACATTACAGAAGATGTTGATGCCATGTACGACATTTCAGCATGGAGCCTGCCAGAGCTCTGGGGCTTCGAGGCAATTCCGGTTCAAAGCGAGTTTGCTTTGACAGCGACAAAAGTGAACCAGGTTCAGGAGCAAGGCACTGTCAGCGGCAAAGGGCCCTTCCTTATTCCGAATAGTTCAGTGAAAGCTGTGAACCTTGTAAATAGGCTTCTTCAGGAAGGTGTTTCTGTAAAACGCGATTCTAAAGGTGATTTTTATACAGCTGCAGCTGCGAACACAATCTCAGCAGCCGTGAAACAATCCGGATTGCATGTTAATTCAGCTAAGGTTCCTGCTGACGCAGTTGAAGTTTCAAATCTGAAGGTTGCAATCTTGAAAGATGGGGGCATGAATAAAGCCCAATCCCATTCTGGTACAAAACTCGCTCTTAAACGCCTTGGCTTCTCAGTCACTGAAGTAAGTCCAGCAGAGGTTGCAGAAGAAGGTCTTTCTAACTTTGACGTATTTGTTTACAGCGGAACGGAAGGCTTAATTGCCAAAACTCAGTCACGTGCTGGCAATAAAGAGTTCGGATTCCAAAACCCCGGTCAGTTTGACAGCTTCAAAGCCAATGTAGAGGAATTTTTAAAAAATGGCGGCAAGTATATCGCAGTCGGTGCTGGCGCTTCCCTCGCAACAAAGACATTGGGATTAACAGATGACGATATTGTCGTTGCAGGATACAGCAGCAACGGCATAGCAAAGGTAGATTACAGCGGCGAAGGTGTGACGGGAGGATACGGAGAGGACGATCTCGGTTTTGTTTATCGCCCTGTCTGGTATGAAAACACCGGTAACGATGAAGTATCCGCAACATTTGACGATAACTCCGACTTCTTCGTCGCCGGTCACTGGAAAAACAATGGTGAACCACAAGGCAAGGCAGTCATCGTGAAAGAACAGAATAAGGACGTTACAATGATCGGTCTCGAAGCTGGTTTCCGCGACCATACCGATTATCTGTTCCGACTTCTTTCCAACAGCATTTTTGAAAAATAA
- a CDS encoding amino acid ABC transporter ATP-binding protein, producing the protein MIKVANLQKSFGSHKVLNGINVEVHPQEVVVVIGPSGSGKSTFLRCINLLETITDGHVLIEDIDITDKGSNINKVREEVGMVFQHFNLFPHKTVIENIMLAPLKVRGVSEQKAREKGMELLKKVGLEDKAAAYPDSLSGGQKQRVAIARALAMEPKIMLFDEPTSALDPEMVGEVLEVIKQLAREGMTMVVVTHEMGFAREVGDRVIFMDGGLIVEENKPDDIFENPQNERTKAFLSKVL; encoded by the coding sequence ATGATCAAAGTCGCTAATTTGCAAAAGTCATTTGGCAGCCACAAGGTGTTGAATGGAATTAATGTTGAGGTCCACCCACAGGAGGTTGTGGTGGTAATCGGTCCATCGGGTTCTGGCAAATCAACTTTCCTCCGCTGCATAAACCTGCTTGAAACGATAACAGATGGACATGTACTCATCGAAGATATTGACATTACTGATAAGGGATCGAACATCAACAAGGTGCGCGAAGAGGTCGGAATGGTATTCCAGCACTTTAACCTTTTTCCGCATAAAACAGTGATTGAAAACATCATGCTGGCGCCCCTGAAGGTAAGGGGTGTGTCAGAGCAGAAAGCAAGGGAGAAAGGAATGGAGCTGCTGAAAAAGGTAGGTCTTGAAGACAAAGCAGCAGCCTACCCAGACTCACTTTCAGGCGGGCAAAAGCAGCGAGTGGCAATCGCCCGCGCCCTTGCGATGGAGCCGAAAATCATGCTGTTTGATGAACCAACCTCAGCCCTCGATCCAGAAATGGTCGGGGAAGTTTTGGAGGTCATCAAACAGCTTGCAAGGGAAGGAATGACAATGGTTGTCGTCACTCACGAGATGGGCTTTGCCCGCGAGGTCGGTGACCGTGTCATTTTCATGGACGGAGGATTAATCGTGGAAGAAAACAAGCCAGATGATATATTTGAAAACCCACAGAATGAAAGGACGAAAGCGTTTTTGAGCAAGGTTTTATAG
- a CDS encoding VOC family protein, whose amino-acid sequence MEFKFKAIDHVQLAAPKGSENQARRFFGEVLGFAEIEKPAELKKRSGAWFQYGNCQIHIGIEESFIPARKAHPAFEIENIEALKQHLSSSGIDFNEDDMLPGANRIYVNDPFGNRIELLEWQHTLK is encoded by the coding sequence ATGGAATTTAAATTCAAAGCAATTGATCATGTTCAACTGGCAGCACCTAAAGGTTCAGAAAATCAGGCCAGGAGATTTTTCGGAGAAGTATTAGGATTTGCAGAAATCGAAAAACCGGCAGAGTTGAAAAAGCGGAGCGGAGCATGGTTTCAATATGGAAATTGTCAAATTCATATTGGAATTGAGGAATCGTTTATACCCGCACGTAAAGCGCATCCAGCGTTTGAAATCGAAAATATAGAGGCATTGAAACAGCATTTATCATCATCAGGTATAGATTTTAATGAAGATGACATGCTTCCAGGTGCGAACAGGATATATGTAAATGACCCGTTCGGGAATCGAATTGAATTGCTCGAATGGCAACACACGCTAAAATAG
- a CDS encoding basic amino acid ABC transporter substrate-binding protein, giving the protein MKKRFFAIVIMAITVLVVSACGTSSSGGTGDAEKKELRVVTDAAYAPFEYMDGDKIVGFDIDFLKAAAKEAGYELKIENVGWDPIFVEIKSKRADLAVSSISINDERKQTYDFSLPYFLSTNKILVSEDSDIKSAADLKGKVVAVQNGTTGQAAMDKLLGKNNEDIKKFDNNNLAIMEMLSGGADAVVADNGVVEVYAKNNPKEKLKVIEDSGSFEAEYYGILFPKGTDLKADFDKAIKKIVENGTYEKIYQEWFGQEPNMDMLKAEQEASE; this is encoded by the coding sequence ATGAAAAAAAGATTCTTTGCGATTGTGATAATGGCGATTACAGTGCTTGTAGTGTCGGCCTGTGGTACAAGCAGCTCTGGAGGAACAGGCGATGCTGAAAAGAAAGAATTGAGAGTTGTAACGGATGCAGCATATGCACCATTTGAATACATGGATGGCGACAAGATTGTTGGTTTCGATATCGACTTCCTGAAAGCTGCCGCGAAGGAAGCAGGTTATGAGCTGAAGATCGAGAATGTCGGCTGGGATCCTATTTTTGTGGAAATCAAGAGCAAGCGGGCTGATCTGGCGGTTTCTTCAATCTCGATTAATGATGAGCGAAAACAGACCTATGATTTTTCATTGCCATATTTCTTATCCACTAATAAGATCCTTGTTAGTGAAGACAGCGATATTAAAAGTGCTGCTGATCTGAAGGGAAAGGTAGTGGCTGTCCAAAACGGCACAACCGGGCAGGCAGCAATGGATAAGCTCCTAGGCAAGAATAACGAAGATATCAAGAAATTCGATAACAACAACCTGGCAATCATGGAAATGCTCTCGGGAGGAGCGGATGCAGTTGTTGCTGATAACGGGGTTGTCGAAGTCTATGCAAAAAACAATCCGAAAGAAAAGCTGAAGGTTATTGAAGACAGTGGAAGCTTCGAGGCGGAATACTATGGAATTCTGTTCCCGAAAGGAACGGATTTGAAAGCGGACTTCGATAAAGCAATCAAGAAAATCGTTGAAAATGGCACATATGAGAAAATCTATCAAGAATGGTTCGGCCAGGAACCAAACATGGATATGCTGAAGGCGGAGCAGGAAGCATCCGAATAA